The sequence GTGGGATGAGCGGGGAGGGTTACATGCAAGGCAGTTCTGTGCAAACGGACCGTGTGCCGTATACTTATTCTGACTCTATCTTTGTGCAGATTGCCGAGGAGTTTGGATTTGTAGGTTCTGCGCTGGTATTGCTGCTGTATTTTATCCTCATTCACCGGATGATTCTGATCGCTCTGGAAAGTCGAGATAGGGGTGGGCCATTTCTGATTGTGGGTGTGGTTGCCATGATGCTGTACCAGATTTTTGAGAACATCGGCGCTTTCCTCGGACTCATGCCGTTAACAGGGATTACGTTGCCCTTCATCAGCTTCGGCGGTACGTCATTGCTTATCAATATGGCCAGTATCGGGCTGGTAATGAGTGTTCGCTTGCATGGCCAGGAAGTAGAGGATGACTTGCCGAAGTCTAGACTTTATTCCGCTCCAGCCAAACAGGGTTAAGCAGCTAGCGAGTAAACTAATTTAAACCAGGAGATTTCATCGATGTGGATGAGATCTCCTGGTTTTTTTGAAATATAATTTATATGCTTCACGCATAATTTATCCTTATATTTCTCGAAGAAACGGGTGCCGTCCATATAAAGGACGGCACCCGTTTCATCTTGTTTATTTATGGATATTATTCCTATACAATGTAAAGAGTGGCTATTCGATCGTTAGGGTAGTTGTAAATCTAGCAGAATAAGGAGTATCCATATGCTGCAAAAGCTTAAGAAAATTGATGGTGTAATTGTAATTGTGCTGATTATGCTAATGTGTGTCAGTATATTTTCTATATTCAGTGTAACTCATGGCAGGGAATTGGACGGCTTTCATCTGCGAATGCTCAAGTATTACATATTGGGTTTTGCTGTTTTTGTAGTGCTTGCCTTTGTTGATTACCGGATATTTATCAAATATGCCCTCTATTTATATCTATTAGGAATTGGACTATTGGTTCTGGTGAGCCTATTTGGCCAAGTACATAATGGGGCTCGAGGCTGGGTAGAGATAGGAGGATTAAGCCTGCAACCAGCTGAATTGTTCAAACTGGTGTTAATTCTTTTTCTTTCTTCTGTAATAGCCCGTAAACAAGGTTCCGCGCTTACCTTCTGGAAAGGGATTGTTCCCCTAGGTTTGTTGACGCTGATCCCCTTTGCAATAGTTATTGTACAGAATGATCTGGGTAACGCGCTCAGCTACATTGTTATTCTGTTAGGTTTATTATGGATAGGAAATATTAAATTTTCCCATGCCCTCATAGGCTTAATTATTGTAGGTGGACTGAGTCTGCTGTTCGTCTTCAGCTATATTCACTATCATGATCAAGTGGTGGATTTTATTGTGGAAACTACGGGACGGGATCATTTGATCGACCGGTTTGATCCGTGGCTTGTCCCGGATCTGGCAACTGCTGATGCAAGTTATCATACCCGGCATGCTAAGCTGGCTATTGCCTCGGGTGGGATGAGCGGTGAAGGATATATGCAGGGAAGCTCTGTACAGTCCAATCAGGTGCCCTATACCTATACTGATGCCATTTTTGTGCAGATTGCCGAAGAGTTTGGTTTTTTAGGGGCCGCACTTCTACTTCTGCTCTTCTTCATTCTGATTCACCGGATGATCCTGATTGCTCTGGAAAGTAAGGATCACAGCGGGTCGTTTCTGATCATCGGGATGGTAGCCATGCTGCTG comes from Paenibacillus sp. 19GGS1-52 and encodes:
- a CDS encoding FtsW/RodA/SpoVE family cell cycle protein, giving the protein MLQKLKKIDGVIVIVLIMLMCVSIFSIFSVTHGRELDGFHLRMLKYYILGFAVFVVLAFVDYRIFIKYALYLYLLGIGLLVLVSLFGQVHNGARGWVEIGGLSLQPAELFKLVLILFLSSVIARKQGSALTFWKGIVPLGLLTLIPFAIVIVQNDLGNALSYIVILLGLLWIGNIKFSHALIGLIIVGGLSLLFVFSYIHYHDQVVDFIVETTGRDHLIDRFDPWLVPDLATADASYHTRHAKLAIASGGMSGEGYMQGSSVQSNQVPYTYTDAIFVQIAEEFGFLGAALLLLLFFILIHRMILIALESKDHSGSFLIIGMVAMLLYQILENIGAFIGLMPLTGITLPFISYGGTSVLINMASMGIVMSVHLYGQDIEDELPRAMDYAVKVKGLKG